The Meriones unguiculatus strain TT.TT164.6M chromosome 9, Bangor_MerUng_6.1, whole genome shotgun sequence genome window below encodes:
- the LOC132656493 gene encoding uncharacterized protein LOC132656493, with translation MGSGAQLCRESRPDVGGSTGRWGLCFHKECYRGPLVPSPSGARPPAPGRPTRLRRRSSSPARPLVPPPATTARSRAPGSSRPPFLPCPGPRAPMPPELLPASSQERGTAVACEKLRFPPAALAAGCAPPRPRRILRSPCRPAAISDRRRRNLPKTRAGNGRTCARLRGESTEVFVTFRTHPKAEEVVAVGSAFKDPRRRLGAR, from the coding sequence ATGGGCAGCGGCGCGCAGCTGTGCCGGGAGAGCCGGCCAGATGTGGGAGGGAGCACCGGGAGGTGGGGGCTGTGCTTCCACAAGGAATGCTACCGTGGGCCGCTCGTGCCCAGCCCCAGCGGAGCGAGGCCCCCGGCGCCGGGCAGGCCTACTCGGCTGCGCCGCCGCAGCAGCTCCCCGGCACGGCCGCTCGTGCCCCCGCCCGCCACGACCGCGCGCTCGAGGGCTCCCGGTTCTTCTCGCCCGCCTTTCCTGCCCTGCCCCGGTCCTCGGGCTCCCATGCCGCCTGAACTCCTACCGGCTTCCAGTCAGGAACGAGGCACCGCCGTCGCCTGCGAGAAACTCCGCTTTCCACCAGCCGCTCTGGCCGCCGGCTGCGCGCCTCCCAGGCCGCGCCGGATCCTCCGCTCCCCCTGCCGGCCGGCGGCCATTTCCGACCGGCGACGGCGGAACTTGCCGAAGACCCGGGCCGGAAATGGCCGAACCTGCGCTCGCCTGCGAGGGGAAAGCACAGAGGTGTTCGTGACTTTCCGGACGCACCCGAAAGCGGAGGAGGTGGTGGCGGTGGGCTCTGCCTTCAAGGATCCCAGGCGCAGGCTGGGAGCCCGGTGA